In Candidatus Korarchaeota archaeon NZ13-K, the genomic window CATCGAGCTACCGAGACCATCGATCTCTTACTTTGAGGACCCGCGCTCCCAGATCCCGCCTACGCTATCTCATCCAGCCTCACCAGTATTCCCCCTTCCCTGAGCATCTCATACTTAGCCCTCTCCTCCCCATCCTTGGAGATCCCCCTCACCGCCTCCTCGACCACTAGGACCTCGTAGTTGAGCCTGAGCGCATCCAGCACGGTGGCCCTGACGCAGTACTCGGTGGCCACCCCACCCACGAAGAGCCTCCTCACCCCGAGGCTCGCGAGCGCCTGAGCCAGATCGGTCCCCTCGAATCCCGAGTAAGCTTCCCTATCCCTCTCGGTTGCCTTCGAGACTATCAGGGCCCCCGGGGGAACCCTGAGGGAGGGATGGAACTCCGCGCCCTCCGTGCCGGCGACGCAGTGAGGGGGCCAGGGCCCTCCCCTGGGCCTGAAGGACACGTGATCCGGGGGATGCCAGTCCCTGGTCAGGATGACGGGCAATCCCCTCCCCTCGAACCTGCCGACCAGCTCGTTGATCGGGACCACGACGGAGTCCCCCTCGGGGACGGGCAGCGCCCCTCCGGGCATGAAATCCCTCTGCACGTCGACTATGAGAAGGGCCGACCTTCCGGTTATCGCCACCCTCATGCTACCCCAGCCGACCGTGAGGGCAGCCTTTTTAAGTTTCGGGAATTGAGATCTGGACCATCCCTCTCCCGCTGAACCCCCTGAGGATATCGCCGGCTCTCCTCAGCCCCCTCATGAGGTTCTCAAAGTACTCCTCGGGATCCATCCCCAGCATCCGGGCGGATTCCGGGAGCTCACCCGCGCCCCTGACCCAGATGGAGATAGCTCCCTCGTTGATTCCGGCCCTTATGTGCGTCGGAACGGGCAGTCCGGCCGGGAGAAAGGCATATCCCTCGGCCCTCAGGCTGGCCAGGAAGCCGAGAGCCTCCATCTCGGGGATCAGCCTGGATAGGAGGGACTCTATATCGCGCCTGGGGAGGTATGCGTGAAGCTCGACCTTCAACAGAATATCCTCGAATCCCATCCGGTATCGGCCACGCCGAAAAAATAAAAAAGTTGCGATGAATCACGTGAGTGGTCGCATAAATCACCTGTTCGGAAGCCGCTCAACCGCCCTTTATGAGTTCCAGCGCTTTGAGGTTCAGCTGCCTCACCTCCTCC contains:
- a CDS encoding nicotinamidase, with the translated sequence MRVAITGRSALLIVDVQRDFMPGGALPVPEGDSVVVPINELVGRFEGRGLPVILTRDWHPPDHVSFRPRGGPWPPHCVAGTEGAEFHPSLRVPPGALIVSKATERDREAYSGFEGTDLAQALASLGVRRLFVGGVATEYCVRATVLDALRLNYEVLVVEEAVRGISKDGEERAKYEMLREGGILVRLDEIA